A stretch of Gimesia chilikensis DNA encodes these proteins:
- a CDS encoding sugar phosphate isomerase/epimerase family protein, producing MQTNLNRREMLAATGGLLAAGLSSTPALAGKTERQRSAAEPFAYCFNTSTVRGQKLGIVEQINLTSSAGYDAIEPWLRDIDQYVKEGGSLKDLRKRIEDAGLTVESAIGFAQWIVDDDAQRKAGLEQAKRDMDTLQQIGGIRMAAPPVGATKQSDLDLFAAAKRYRALLELGDQMQVVPQVEVWGFSESLSRLGESMFVAIESGHPKASLLPDVYHIYKGGSDFAGLGLLSGSAIQVFHVNDYPADPPRETINDAHRVYPGDGVAPLTDIFRMIHRAGFRGVLSLELFNREYWEQDPLEVAKTGLRKTREAVIKAQLDQLPKAE from the coding sequence ATGCAAACCAACCTCAATCGACGTGAAATGCTGGCTGCCACAGGCGGTCTGCTGGCCGCTGGTCTTTCCTCCACACCCGCTCTCGCCGGGAAAACGGAGCGCCAGCGATCTGCGGCTGAACCGTTCGCCTACTGCTTTAATACCAGCACCGTCCGCGGTCAGAAACTGGGGATCGTCGAACAGATCAACCTCACTTCCAGTGCCGGCTACGATGCCATCGAGCCCTGGTTGCGGGATATCGATCAGTATGTAAAAGAAGGGGGTTCACTCAAGGATCTCCGCAAACGGATTGAAGATGCCGGCCTGACGGTCGAGAGCGCGATCGGCTTCGCCCAGTGGATCGTCGATGATGACGCGCAGCGCAAAGCGGGGCTCGAACAGGCCAAACGGGATATGGACACACTCCAGCAGATCGGCGGCATCCGCATGGCGGCGCCTCCGGTCGGCGCTACCAAACAATCGGATCTGGACCTGTTCGCCGCAGCCAAACGGTATCGCGCCCTGCTCGAACTGGGCGATCAGATGCAGGTCGTTCCGCAGGTTGAGGTCTGGGGATTCTCCGAGTCCCTCTCACGACTGGGGGAATCGATGTTTGTCGCCATTGAAAGCGGCCACCCCAAAGCCAGTCTGCTCCCGGACGTGTATCACATATACAAAGGCGGGTCCGACTTCGCCGGACTGGGGCTGCTCAGCGGCTCAGCCATTCAGGTCTTCCATGTGAATGACTACCCCGCCGATCCTCCACGCGAAACCATCAACGACGCACACCGCGTTTATCCCGGTGACGGTGTGGCACCGCTCACCGACATCTTCCGCATGATTCACCGGGCCGGCTTCCGGGGCGTGCTCTCGCTGGAACTGTTTAACCGCGAGTACTGGGAACAGGACCCGCTGGAAGTCGCAAAAACCGGCCTGCGAAAAACGCGGGAAGCCGTTATCAAGGCGCAACTCGACCAGCTCCCGAAAGCAGAATAA
- a CDS encoding glycosyltransferase family 4 protein: MKQIALLFEFGSLNGGEHSMLAMLQQLHGRSFEFTAFCLADSPLQQRLTSLNIPCHPVQFHDEQGLRLPREAVLEQLLPVLQSQHFDLLHANSLSMARLTGAFAEQLPVPCSGHLRDIIKLSRAAIRDLNRNRRLFAVSHATREFHIARGLNAETVSVCYNGVDCERFHPRPATGALKQELGLPADTRLCLTIGQIGLRKGQDVLAEAARMLAEQGDQQTHFVLVGERHSQKQESIDFDHALDTTFAQPELAGRLHRLGYRDDIPYLMNEVDLLVHPAKQEPLGRVLLEAIASGLPLVATDVGGTCEIVDHERSALLVPPNEAAALASAIQRLLHDQSLSQSISQHARRRAEERFTSERASRNMEACWQELCD; this comes from the coding sequence GTGAAGCAGATCGCACTCCTGTTTGAGTTCGGTTCTCTGAACGGAGGCGAACATTCCATGCTGGCCATGCTCCAACAGTTGCATGGCCGGTCATTTGAATTCACCGCCTTCTGTCTCGCCGACAGTCCCCTGCAGCAGCGCCTGACATCGCTCAACATCCCCTGCCATCCGGTTCAGTTTCACGACGAACAGGGCCTGAGACTGCCGCGGGAAGCGGTGCTCGAACAGCTCCTCCCCGTGTTGCAATCTCAGCACTTCGATCTGCTGCACGCCAACAGCCTGTCCATGGCGCGACTGACGGGAGCCTTCGCAGAACAGTTGCCGGTTCCCTGCTCGGGACATTTGCGGGACATCATCAAACTGAGTCGCGCTGCCATCCGGGATCTCAACCGGAACCGCAGGCTGTTTGCGGTCTCCCACGCCACCCGTGAATTCCATATCGCCCGCGGTCTGAATGCGGAGACTGTCAGCGTCTGCTATAACGGCGTCGACTGCGAACGGTTTCACCCCCGGCCTGCAACGGGTGCACTGAAACAGGAACTGGGTCTCCCAGCCGACACACGCCTCTGCCTGACCATCGGCCAGATCGGCCTGCGCAAGGGACAAGACGTTCTGGCAGAAGCGGCCCGGATGCTGGCAGAGCAGGGGGATCAGCAGACACATTTTGTCCTGGTTGGAGAACGGCATTCACAGAAACAGGAAAGCATCGACTTCGACCATGCCCTGGATACTACATTTGCACAACCCGAGCTGGCAGGGCGGCTGCACCGACTGGGATACCGCGATGACATCCCCTATTTGATGAACGAAGTTGATCTGCTCGTCCATCCAGCCAAACAGGAACCACTGGGACGTGTCCTGCTGGAAGCGATCGCCAGCGGTCTGCCTCTGGTCGCAACCGACGTGGGTGGGACTTGTGAAATTGTCGACCATGAACGCTCAGCACTGCTGGTACCTCCCAACGAAGCAGCGGCACTCGCCTCAGCGATACAGCGTTTACTGCATGACCAGAGTCTGAGTCAAAGCATCTCGCAGCATGCGCGACGGCGGGCAGAAGAACGCTTTACCAGCGAACGGGCCAGCCGCAACATGGAGGCCTGCTGGCAGGAACTCTGTGACTGA
- the guaB gene encoding IMP dehydrogenase — translation MQDRIICQGITFDDVLLQPAYSEVMPSEVSVASQLTRNIPLNVPIISSPMDTVTESDMAIGMAQEGGIGVIHKNMTPEQQALQVDLVKRSEHGVIVDPVTLPPEVTVAEAAEIMKRKNIGGVPVTQNGKLVGILTSRDLRFLDSPDTQISEVMTKEKLVTAAEDTTLEVAQRILLENKVEKLLLVDENYQLKGLITIKDIDKTMQFPLASKDSRGRLRVGAAVGVRDYDRAALLIEKGVDLLVVDSAHGHSGNVVQTVREIKKRWDIDVVAGNVATEQGARDLADAGADAVKVGIGPGSICTTRIISGVGVPQLTAISNAAKALEGTGIPIIADGGIRYSGDIAKALAAGAHTVMLGGLLAGLDESPGELILYQGRSFKRYRGMGSMGAMVKGSSERYRQSSVTQDGKDSAKKLVPEGVEGRVPYKGPLQNLLYQLVGGLRAGMGYLGVQSVAEMRTEAKFIQVSAATVRENHPHDIAVTQEAPNYTAEHSPME, via the coding sequence ATGCAAGACCGCATTATCTGTCAGGGAATTACTTTCGACGATGTTCTGCTGCAACCAGCTTACAGCGAAGTCATGCCTTCGGAAGTCAGTGTTGCCAGCCAGCTTACCCGAAATATCCCTCTCAATGTTCCGATTATCAGCAGCCCCATGGACACCGTGACTGAGAGCGATATGGCGATCGGCATGGCCCAGGAAGGGGGCATCGGCGTCATCCACAAAAACATGACGCCGGAACAGCAGGCACTGCAGGTAGACCTGGTAAAACGGAGCGAACACGGTGTGATTGTGGATCCAGTCACACTGCCTCCCGAAGTTACAGTGGCAGAAGCTGCCGAAATCATGAAGCGGAAGAATATCGGCGGGGTCCCCGTGACACAAAATGGGAAGCTTGTGGGGATTTTGACGAGCCGTGACCTGCGGTTTCTCGATTCTCCCGACACGCAGATATCTGAAGTCATGACGAAAGAAAAACTTGTGACGGCTGCGGAAGATACAACGCTTGAAGTGGCTCAGCGGATATTATTGGAAAATAAGGTCGAGAAACTTCTGCTGGTTGACGAAAATTATCAACTGAAGGGGCTGATTACGATCAAAGACATCGACAAGACGATGCAGTTCCCGCTGGCCTCCAAAGATTCACGGGGGCGGCTGCGAGTCGGGGCTGCGGTTGGTGTCCGAGATTATGATCGTGCTGCTTTACTGATTGAAAAAGGGGTGGATCTCCTGGTTGTTGACAGTGCCCATGGCCATTCTGGCAATGTGGTACAGACCGTGAGAGAAATCAAAAAGCGATGGGACATCGATGTGGTTGCCGGTAATGTGGCGACTGAACAGGGTGCCCGAGACCTGGCGGATGCGGGAGCGGACGCGGTTAAGGTCGGCATCGGTCCTGGCTCAATCTGTACAACGCGAATTATCTCAGGCGTCGGTGTGCCGCAGTTAACTGCGATTTCCAATGCTGCCAAGGCACTGGAAGGAACAGGCATTCCGATCATCGCCGATGGGGGAATTCGTTACAGTGGTGACATTGCCAAAGCTCTGGCAGCCGGCGCTCATACGGTGATGTTAGGAGGTTTGCTCGCCGGTCTGGACGAAAGTCCGGGTGAATTGATTCTTTACCAGGGACGCAGTTTCAAGCGTTACCGTGGCATGGGATCGATGGGAGCAATGGTCAAAGGCAGTAGCGAACGCTACCGTCAAAGTTCAGTTACACAAGACGGAAAGGATTCCGCCAAGAAACTGGTACCAGAGGGAGTAGAGGGACGCGTGCCTTACAAAGGTCCGCTGCAGAATCTGCTCTATCAACTTGTAGGTGGACTACGGGCTGGTATGGGTTATTTGGGAGTCCAGTCTGTCGCGGAAATGCGAACCGAAGCCAAATTCATTCAGGTTTCAGCCGCAACGGTCAGGGAGAACCATCCGCATGATATTGCAGTCACTCAGGAAGCACCGAATTACACAGCCGAACATTCACCCATGGAATAG
- the rsmA gene encoding 16S rRNA (adenine(1518)-N(6)/adenine(1519)-N(6))-dimethyltransferase RsmA: MKEDERQTRSYLMRLFERHGFNPRSDLGQNFLIDLNIIEYVVEQGHIQPTDIVLEVGTGTGGMTTFMAQRARHVISVEYDRNMYTLASEATQKYDNITLLNCDALKNKNRLNPIVLEEIDQQLKANPGSHLKLVANLPYNVATPIISNLVASDLPWNRMVVTIQYELGLKMSCKPATSNYGALSVWLQSQCFVKLLKKVGPTVFWPRPKVDSAIVQLTPNPPLKQKIGDRVFFQDFLRRVFQHRRKLMRSTLVGMYSKQLSKAEVDALLEAHGYEREKTRAEELTVPEMIELANAFQEQITRNANI; the protein is encoded by the coding sequence ATGAAAGAAGATGAAAGGCAGACTCGATCTTATTTAATGCGGCTCTTTGAGCGGCATGGCTTTAACCCGCGCTCTGATCTGGGCCAGAACTTTCTGATCGATCTGAATATCATCGAGTACGTCGTTGAACAGGGACACATTCAACCCACCGACATCGTGCTGGAAGTGGGAACCGGAACCGGGGGCATGACCACGTTCATGGCCCAGAGAGCCCGGCATGTGATCTCCGTCGAGTACGATCGCAACATGTATACCCTGGCCAGCGAGGCCACGCAGAAGTACGACAATATCACTCTGCTGAACTGCGACGCGCTCAAGAACAAAAACCGGCTTAACCCCATCGTGCTGGAAGAGATTGACCAGCAGCTCAAAGCGAACCCGGGCAGTCACCTGAAGCTGGTGGCCAACCTGCCTTATAACGTGGCCACACCCATTATTTCGAATCTGGTTGCCTCGGATCTGCCCTGGAACCGGATGGTGGTTACGATTCAGTACGAGCTCGGTTTGAAAATGTCGTGTAAGCCCGCGACTTCAAATTACGGGGCGCTGTCGGTCTGGTTGCAGTCGCAGTGCTTCGTCAAGCTGCTCAAGAAAGTGGGACCTACCGTTTTCTGGCCCCGGCCCAAGGTCGATTCGGCGATTGTCCAACTGACGCCGAATCCGCCTCTGAAACAGAAGATTGGGGACCGGGTCTTCTTCCAGGATTTCCTGCGGCGCGTCTTCCAGCATCGGCGGAAACTGATGCGGAGCACATTGGTGGGAATGTACAGCAAACAGTTGAGTAAAGCGGAAGTGGACGCACTTCTGGAGGCGCACGGTTACGAGCGGGAGAAAACCCGGGCGGAAGAACTGACGGTGCCCGAGATGATCGAACTGGCGAATGCGTTCCAGGAACAGATCACACGAAACGCAAACATTTGA
- a CDS encoding riboflavin synthase, producing MFTGLVEGQGTVQLLEKNGSSIDLTLKIPELILHEAQIGDSVAINGCCLTVVEIAANSLKFQAGAETLAKTNLGLLTVGDAVNLERPLAANGRLGGHFVQGHVDGVGSIKSIDRDGEWITMWFEVPEALALQMVPKGSVTVDGISLTIVGCEASSFSIALIPHTLEVTTLGQKQVGSIVNIETDILGKYVSKLVPLTLDGINERR from the coding sequence ATGTTTACGGGACTGGTCGAGGGGCAGGGTACCGTTCAACTTCTCGAAAAGAACGGCTCCTCCATCGATTTGACGCTGAAGATTCCGGAACTCATATTACATGAGGCCCAGATCGGTGATAGTGTGGCCATCAATGGCTGCTGCCTGACGGTGGTGGAGATCGCCGCGAACTCTCTGAAGTTCCAGGCGGGCGCGGAAACCCTGGCGAAGACCAACCTGGGGCTGTTAACCGTGGGCGATGCCGTGAATCTGGAACGCCCGCTGGCAGCAAACGGACGGCTGGGTGGTCACTTCGTTCAAGGTCATGTGGACGGCGTGGGTTCGATCAAATCGATCGACCGGGACGGCGAATGGATCACGATGTGGTTCGAAGTTCCGGAAGCACTGGCTTTGCAGATGGTCCCCAAAGGATCGGTCACCGTGGATGGCATCAGCCTGACCATAGTGGGCTGCGAAGCATCCTCCTTCAGTATCGCGCTGATTCCACACACACTGGAAGTCACGACGCTGGGGCAGAAGCAGGTGGGCAGTATTGTGAATATTGAAACCGATATTCTCGGGAAGTACGTGTCAAAGCTGGTTCCCTTAACACTTGATGGTATCAATGAAAGAAGATGA
- the pssA gene encoding CDP-diacylglycerol--serine O-phosphatidyltransferase has product MKKRKLIAVLPTLLTLGNAACGFGAITYAAKVGPEYMGHVTSGGLTRMLGTAPGIYNSFENQHLFIAAVLIFVAMLFDALDGSAARWTNQTSEFGAQLDSLCDAISFGVAPAFLMLQMIQFRTQIYHPRLLWVIALLFAVCTILRLARFNVETDEDDSHEGFSGLPSPAAAGVVASFPIAMRGLYKLAETKNGSMQSLSEWLITGIGWALPLITLAVAALMVSRVHYPHVFNQLFTGQRSRRHVIQLVFSLALIFLVQELAVPVLFCYFAFSSPIRAFWEEVISGRLYKSREI; this is encoded by the coding sequence ATGAAGAAGCGTAAACTGATTGCCGTCCTGCCGACGTTGTTGACGTTGGGTAATGCCGCCTGTGGTTTTGGCGCCATTACCTATGCGGCCAAGGTCGGTCCGGAATATATGGGGCACGTGACCAGCGGGGGCCTCACCCGCATGCTGGGAACTGCGCCGGGGATCTATAACTCTTTTGAAAATCAACACCTGTTTATCGCGGCGGTGCTGATCTTTGTGGCGATGCTGTTCGACGCCCTGGACGGCAGTGCCGCCCGCTGGACGAATCAGACCTCGGAATTTGGTGCGCAGCTCGACAGTCTGTGCGATGCGATCAGCTTCGGAGTAGCCCCGGCGTTTCTGATGCTGCAGATGATTCAGTTTCGTACCCAGATCTATCATCCGCGTCTGCTTTGGGTGATCGCGCTGCTGTTTGCGGTCTGTACCATTTTGAGGCTGGCACGCTTCAACGTGGAAACGGATGAAGACGATTCACACGAAGGGTTCAGCGGTCTCCCCTCACCGGCGGCAGCCGGCGTCGTGGCTTCCTTTCCGATTGCAATGCGCGGCCTTTACAAGCTGGCAGAGACGAAAAATGGATCGATGCAGTCCCTGTCGGAGTGGTTAATTACCGGCATCGGCTGGGCCCTGCCACTGATCACACTGGCGGTCGCGGCACTGATGGTCTCACGTGTGCATTATCCGCATGTATTTAATCAGTTGTTCACTGGTCAGCGGAGCCGCCGGCATGTGATACAGCTCGTATTTTCGCTGGCCCTGATCTTCCTGGTGCAGGAGCTGGCGGTCCCGGTCCTGTTCTGTTATTTCGCGTTTTCGTCCCCAATTCGGGCTTTTTGGGAAGAAGTTATCTCTGGACGACTATACAAATCCAGAGAAATTTGA
- a CDS encoding phosphatidylserine decarboxylase — MSSTSSDVNLPATGQPYSRLEVQPMDPQLTTIQPGGGIIINLEMLWGRWRRFWLKTFRPGYVKKMESTRKGDFNPCPHDVLDPRDLKYHENQGGYYWEEADDPFAYRSRLPFAREGLAELFVLSTLFFGGAALLSGVILSGVVTGVLSYIGWLLVLTLVLFGMEIVWFFRNPQRTIPAGEGVIVSPADGTFDTIEEIAHHEYIGGPAIEIGIFLSIFNVHINRMPVAGKIIKLAYRPGKCLNALRPESTRLNERLEVYLQMPEPTNRPMLVQQITGAIARRIVCRLKPGDVLTKGAQFGMIKLGSRTVIVFPQEEGLEILAKPGDKLKAGSTILAKYAESPTEASNEEA, encoded by the coding sequence ATGAGTTCAACTTCATCAGACGTCAATCTACCTGCCACCGGACAACCTTATTCCCGACTGGAAGTCCAGCCCATGGATCCGCAACTGACGACCATTCAGCCGGGTGGGGGAATTATTATCAACCTGGAAATGCTCTGGGGCCGCTGGCGGCGATTCTGGTTGAAGACGTTTCGCCCCGGTTACGTGAAGAAAATGGAGAGCACACGTAAGGGGGACTTCAATCCCTGTCCGCATGATGTGCTCGATCCCCGCGACCTTAAATATCATGAGAACCAGGGAGGCTACTACTGGGAGGAAGCGGACGATCCCTTTGCGTATCGCAGCCGACTCCCCTTTGCCCGCGAAGGGCTGGCCGAACTGTTCGTTCTCTCAACCCTGTTTTTCGGCGGTGCCGCCCTGCTCTCCGGGGTGATTTTGTCCGGCGTGGTGACAGGGGTGCTCAGTTACATCGGCTGGTTGCTGGTGCTGACGCTGGTGTTGTTCGGGATGGAGATCGTCTGGTTCTTCCGGAATCCCCAGCGGACGATCCCTGCGGGTGAAGGAGTGATTGTGTCTCCCGCAGACGGGACCTTCGATACGATTGAAGAGATCGCGCATCACGAATATATCGGCGGCCCGGCGATCGAGATCGGCATCTTCCTGTCGATTTTCAATGTCCACATTAACCGCATGCCGGTTGCCGGTAAGATTATCAAACTTGCGTATCGACCCGGGAAATGTCTGAACGCACTGCGACCGGAGTCCACGCGGTTAAACGAGCGACTGGAAGTCTATCTGCAGATGCCCGAGCCGACCAACCGACCGATGCTGGTGCAGCAGATTACCGGTGCGATTGCGCGGCGGATTGTCTGTCGCTTGAAGCCGGGCGATGTATTAACCAAGGGGGCGCAGTTCGGTATGATTAAGCTGGGTTCCCGAACCGTGATTGTGTTTCCCCAGGAAGAAGGACTGGAAATCCTGGCGAAGCCGGGTGACAAGTTGAAAGCCGGTTCGACCATTCTCGCGAAATATGCAGAGTCCCCCACTGAGGCCTCCAATGAAGAAGCGTAA
- the eno gene encoding phosphopyruvate hydratase, which yields MSIAISSVHAREILDSRGNPTVEVDIELENGVVGRAAVPSGASTGMHEACELRDADKKDRFLGKGVQQAVQNVNTEIADVLVDLNVCDQLLIDRVMLDLDGTENKSRLGANAILACSLAAAHAAAASSDLPLFRYLGGVGANRLPAPMMNIINGGEHASNGIDLQEFMVMPLGFDNFSDSLRCGTEIFHSLKKVLSSKGLSTAVGDEGGFAPDLPNSEDAIDVILTAIEKAGYKAGDQVKIALDAASTEFYNTETGIYTVEGREFDSAGMVDFLASWVEKYPICSIEDGLAEDDWEGWKALTERIGDKVQLVGDDLFVTNPKRLQRGIDEGVANSILVKVNQIGTLSETIEAVQLAGRNGYTAVMSHRSGETEDTTIADLAVALCTGQIKTGSASRTDRICKYNQLLRIEEILGEEATFGGTIS from the coding sequence ATGAGTATTGCCATTAGTTCCGTTCATGCCCGTGAAATTCTTGACAGTCGCGGGAATCCCACTGTGGAAGTGGATATCGAGCTGGAAAATGGAGTTGTAGGCCGAGCCGCTGTTCCCAGCGGTGCCAGCACAGGGATGCACGAAGCCTGTGAACTGCGCGACGCCGATAAAAAAGACCGCTTCCTGGGCAAAGGGGTCCAGCAGGCCGTTCAGAATGTGAACACCGAAATTGCCGACGTACTGGTTGACCTGAATGTCTGCGATCAGCTGCTGATCGACCGTGTCATGCTCGACCTGGATGGCACCGAAAATAAATCACGCCTGGGTGCGAACGCCATTCTGGCCTGTTCGCTGGCCGCCGCACATGCAGCAGCTGCTTCTTCCGACCTGCCCCTGTTCCGTTACCTGGGTGGCGTTGGTGCCAACCGTCTCCCCGCCCCGATGATGAACATCATCAACGGTGGTGAGCACGCCAGCAACGGAATCGACCTGCAGGAATTCATGGTCATGCCCCTGGGCTTTGACAACTTCAGTGACTCTCTGCGTTGCGGAACCGAAATCTTCCACTCACTGAAGAAAGTGCTCTCTTCCAAAGGTCTGAGCACTGCCGTTGGCGACGAAGGGGGATTCGCTCCCGATCTGCCTAACAGTGAAGACGCCATCGACGTCATTCTGACCGCGATCGAAAAAGCAGGTTACAAAGCCGGCGATCAGGTCAAAATCGCACTCGACGCCGCTTCTACCGAATTCTACAACACGGAAACCGGTATCTACACCGTCGAAGGTCGAGAATTCGATTCCGCAGGCATGGTCGACTTCCTTGCCTCATGGGTTGAAAAGTACCCGATCTGCTCCATCGAAGATGGTCTGGCAGAAGACGACTGGGAAGGCTGGAAAGCACTCACCGAACGGATCGGCGACAAAGTCCAGCTGGTCGGCGACGACCTGTTCGTGACCAACCCCAAACGTCTGCAGCGGGGGATCGACGAAGGGGTTGCCAACAGCATCCTGGTGAAAGTCAACCAGATCGGCACCCTGTCCGAAACCATCGAAGCAGTTCAACTGGCAGGACGCAACGGTTACACCGCCGTCATGAGCCACCGTTCCGGCGAAACCGAAGATACCACCATCGCCGACCTCGCGGTTGCTCTCTGCACTGGTCAGATCAAAACCGGTTCCGCCAGCCGAACCGACCGGATCTGCAAATACAACCAGCTGCTGCGAATCGAAGAGATTCTGGGAGAGGAAGCCACCTTCGGCGGTACCATCTCCTGA
- a CDS encoding septum formation initiator family protein, with translation MISLTFWLLLFLAASLFAAVVLSPRYLAYLELRNEYLSNQVQLVTLENQVEYLKQIAHSLEHDPEFRSEVARVDFDAVRPGEERIAVDPDLALDLPQWNPRQRIPVTSRAWYVPMLSVLSENHKVRSSLLLTAGVIVLLSFTFLHESQSHQLEHVTRSTKDFVSLFLSRYRVSESETDED, from the coding sequence ATGATCTCGCTGACTTTCTGGCTGTTGTTGTTCCTCGCCGCGAGCCTGTTCGCTGCGGTAGTCCTTTCGCCGCGGTACCTGGCCTACCTTGAGTTACGGAATGAGTATCTCTCGAACCAGGTCCAGCTGGTGACCCTGGAAAACCAGGTCGAATACCTAAAACAGATCGCCCATTCGCTGGAGCATGATCCTGAGTTTCGCTCCGAAGTCGCACGCGTCGACTTTGATGCCGTCCGACCGGGTGAAGAGCGGATTGCCGTCGATCCCGATCTGGCATTGGATCTGCCTCAATGGAATCCGCGTCAGAGAATCCCGGTCACCAGTCGCGCCTGGTATGTGCCCATGCTGAGCGTGCTCAGCGAAAATCACAAGGTGCGCTCCTCTCTGTTGCTGACCGCCGGGGTGATTGTACTGCTGTCCTTTACGTTTCTGCATGAATCACAGTCCCATCAGCTGGAGCACGTAACCCGTTCCACTAAAGACTTTGTGTCGCTGTTCCTCTCTCGATACCGCGTCTCGGAATCAGAGACCGATGAGGACTGA
- a CDS encoding OmpA/MotB family protein encodes MEDDGPPGVPEWVVTYGDMMSLLLTFFIMLVSLSEIVNDEKYRSILESIQSYTGYRTGPISPPGKYFPMNSMIEQMSMLGAYTDSRERGRGGIKTKALEGKDVRIFRFREGVPVPVGKTLYYGQTQVDLDEERKTKLDEMIPELAGKPNKIELRAHTSVKPLPQDGHYNDKLVLTYQRGREAMLYLIQKGIEAKRIRITAAADYEPPLQTGDEKTQQMDRLDVLLLDAFVDDYVGPRK; translated from the coding sequence ATGGAAGACGATGGTCCACCGGGAGTCCCCGAATGGGTGGTGACTTACGGTGACATGATGTCGCTGCTGCTGACATTCTTCATCATGCTGGTTTCACTCAGTGAAATCGTGAATGATGAGAAATACCGGTCGATCCTGGAATCGATTCAGTCTTACACGGGTTATCGTACCGGCCCCATTTCACCTCCCGGAAAATATTTTCCGATGAACTCGATGATCGAGCAGATGAGTATGCTGGGGGCGTATACCGATAGCCGGGAACGGGGACGTGGGGGAATCAAGACGAAGGCCCTTGAAGGCAAAGATGTGCGCATCTTCCGCTTCCGGGAAGGAGTACCGGTTCCTGTCGGGAAGACCCTGTATTACGGTCAGACCCAGGTAGACCTTGACGAGGAACGTAAAACGAAGCTGGATGAGATGATTCCAGAGCTGGCGGGCAAACCGAACAAGATCGAGCTGCGGGCTCATACGTCGGTGAAACCTCTGCCCCAGGACGGCCACTACAATGACAAACTGGTACTGACTTACCAGCGGGGGCGAGAGGCCATGCTCTATCTGATCCAGAAAGGAATCGAGGCCAAGCGGATTCGCATTACCGCTGCCGCCGATTACGAGCCTCCCCTGCAGACCGGGGATGAGAAAACGCAGCAGATGGACCGTCTGGATGTGCTGCTGCTGGACGCGTTTGTCGATGACTACGTCGGCCCCCGCAAATAG